Genomic window (candidate division WOR-3 bacterium):
TATAACTATCTATTCTTGAATTTATCCTAAAAAATTCCTTTTCTCTTTCGTATTGAAATTGCCTAACCAAGGTAGTATAGGGATAATAATCTTCATCACTAATTGGTGATTTACTAAATTTGCTACCAAAGATAAATAAATCAAGATAAATTATCAAACCGATAATTATCAAATAAACAGTTATCTTCTTTATCTTAAAGAAGAAGATAAAAATTGTAACGATTAAAAAGAAAAGATAGATAAAAAATTGGTTTTCGCTATTCTTATAAAACCTTTCAGGAATCTTTCCTTTAAATATCAAAAAGAGAACGACTGAAATTATTAGGAAGATAATTAGAAATTTATAAAAATTCTTTTTCTCTTTATCTTTTAAAAAAGTTTCTATTCCCAAGGCAGATAAAATTATCATATTAAAAATATAAATTGCTAAAAACCGGGAAGGAAAACGGAACTGCTTTAAACCTGGTAGGATATTAAAAAGTAAATTATATAAGAAAAAGTTTTTACCAAAGGCAAAAAATAGGGCAATAATTGCTGGAATAAAAAAGAGATATTTCTCTTTTCTTTGGGAATAGATTAAACCATAAAGGGCAAAAAAGAAAGGTAAAATTCCAAAATAAATTCCTGTTTCCCAATAATAATGACCAAAAGGATAAAGCCAGTAAAATATGGTATCAGTACCTTCGCCACTAACACTGCCAAAAAATTTGGGAATAAAGATATTAATCAACTGTAAAAAGGATAAGGAGCCATCACTGGCTTCTTCAAAGGTTAATTTTTTTCTTACGGTAAAAGGAAGATATTTATAACTGGGATAAAACTGAACCATTGCGATTCCCAAACCAACCAAAAAGAAGATAAAAAGATTAATAAATTGGAAGCGGTTAAACTTCTTATTGATAATAATATTCAAAAGAAAATAAGAAAGAAGATTATAGATTAAAAATAATGAGAATTGTGGATAGCCTGCCAGAAAAGAGAGACCAAAGATAACTCCACCATAAATAGCATTCTTACTAATTTTATTTTCTTTTAGGAATTTAAAGAAAAAATAACTGACAATTGGAAAATAAGTAAAAACCGCCAAAGGACCAAGTTGGATAGTTCTTAAAGTAACAAAAGATGAAAAAGTTAAAATCAAGGAGCCAATAAAAGAAATCTCCTCATCAATCTTTAAACTCTTTAATAGGATAAAAGAAAAGAGAAAGATTAATAAAATGTGAAAAATTACAATCAATTCTACCTGATAATAGGTTAAACTTTTTAAGCCATTAAGAAAAAGAAAGAAATAATTTAAAGGATAGAAAACTTGCGATTGGATATCATTTAAAAAAGGCATACCGGAAAAGACATAAGGATTCCAAACAGGCAGTTTAAACTTCTTTATACTTTCTTTTAAATATGTTAAAAAGGGATACCATTGATATAAAATATCATCCCATAAATATTTTTCCTTAAAGATAATCTCTTTATAGAAAAAAAGAATTAAAATAAGGGCGATTAAAAGATAGAATAATTTTTTCCTTTTCATTAAATATTATGGGTCTCTTTTACAATATATTGTGGTCTTCTTTTTAATTCAAAATGGATTCTTAAAAGATATTCACCAACAATTGATAGAGAAATAAAAAGAATACTTA
Coding sequences:
- a CDS encoding YfhO family protein, whose protein sequence is MKRKKLFYLLIALILILFFYKEIIFKEKYLWDDILYQWYPFLTYLKESIKKFKLPVWNPYVFSGMPFLNDIQSQVFYPLNYFFLFLNGLKSLTYYQVELIVIFHILLIFLFSFILLKSLKIDEEISFIGSLILTFSSFVTLRTIQLGPLAVFTYFPIVSYFFFKFLKENKISKNAIYGGVIFGLSFLAGYPQFSLFLIYNLLSYFLLNIIINKKFNRFQFINLFIFFLVGLGIAMVQFYPSYKYLPFTVRKKLTFEEASDGSLSFLQLINIFIPKFFGSVSGEGTDTIFYWLYPFGHYYWETGIYFGILPFFFALYGLIYSQRKEKYLFFIPAIIALFFAFGKNFFLYNLLFNILPGLKQFRFPSRFLAIYIFNMIILSALGIETFLKDKEKKNFYKFLIIFLIISVVLFLIFKGKIPERFYKNSENQFFIYLFFLIVTIFIFFFKIKKITVYLIIIGLIIYLDLFIFGSKFSKSPISDEDYYPYTTLVRQFQYEREKEFFRINSRIDSYMILKRNEGCLWKLELLEGYTPLNLANFSSFHINRERKCELLNVKYKIKVEQGRMELIKNESYLERARLYYDYIVVNDEKEILDLLNSDTFDIYNRIILKKDIPNFNKKSEKDKINNFLKIIKYDIDEIVIELETNYPAILLLSEIYYPEWEVKVDNKKEEIYEANYLLRAVPVKEGKHIVRFYYNKKNILIGLTLSLITITFAIFLLTFLSRKDKN